GGTATAAGGCCGTATACCTTACCCCCACTTATTAATGCTTTACAAGAAGTTTTAATTTTAACAAAATGTTTCTCTAAAGATAAAGTTGAGGATCTTGAAGATTTTTTTTATACAAAACCAAAGAATACTGTAAGGAGAGCATATTTAATAATTGATAACTTTTTATCTTTTTATCCTATTTCTAATTTAGACGACTATGAAGATATCTTAGATAAAAACGTTGCTTTGAGTAACAGTAATGTAAGAAAGTTACCGAATTATAAAAGCATATTAACTTTTGATTATATTATTAATAAAACTATTTTAGAAAGACAAAATAATGATTTATTGAAATATTATCCATTATTTCTTTGGTGGAGGATCACTTCTATTATCCCTTTGCGCCCATCGGAATTTTTAGAAATAGAATTTGAGTGTTGCTGGAAGGATGTAAAAGATCGTTATTGGATAAAAATTCCACGAGAGAAAATTAAAGAAACTACTGCAAAACGCAGAATTGAAAGAGTTGATATTTTAGAAACAACTTCAGACATTTATGGCTTTATTGAAGAGTATAAATCTTTATTAAAACCAGAGTTTCGGTCTCCTTATCTTATTTCTTGGAAAGCATTTAACAGTTTCTGCGTTACTCCTGATAACAACTTGAATAATAAATTAGATCAAGAAATTATGTGTCTAAGTAGTATTAGTCACCTTTTTAACAATTTTTATAAATGTAAAATAACTGATACTGATATAGTACCATTAAAGCCAGGTGATTCTCGACACTTAGCTTTTTGCAACATGATATTGCAAGGATTTAACCCAATCGCAATAGCACGGATCGGTGGACATGTTAGTTTAGAATCGCAGTTACATTATTACAATCATTTAGAAACTTACGCTGAGAGCTATGTCTACACTATGTCAAGAAAACTTAAGATTGAAAACCACCTAAATACAAGAAACGCTTCGGGAAAATATGATGCAATCAAAAGAACAGGGCTTCTATGCACGTATTCTTTAGACCAAATTAGAGGATTCTTGGAAATCGAAAAAGGGTATTGCACTATAAAATCAAAAGATTGTAATGAGTTTTTTAATTGTGTAACGGAGTGTTGGTCATGTTTATACCACATTTTAGATGTAGATCGATATCCAGAAGTACAAAAAGAACTTCATGAAAAATCCGATAATCTTGCAAAAATAATTAAGGAGCAAATAGATTTATTAAAAAATATATCTAAAAACATGTTTATTGATTTAGCTATAGAAAAAGGTTCAGTTGGTACAAATTCAAAAATTAAATCTACCGCTGAGCAATTACAAAATCTCATGGCACAAAAAATAGTAATTGATTCTAAATTATTGGACTATGTAAAGGAGGAGAATTTTGTTGAAAAACAACGAGATAATTCGGCACAGAAAACGAGGCAAACCCGCTAATGAAAGTTTTAATAGAGAAAATCTTTTAGTTAAGCTTCGTGAAATTTCATTAGTTACGGATGAAACATTGAACGCGAATAAATTAGAAAAACTAACTGGAATTAAGCGCCGAAACTGGAACAAAGTAAAAGAAGAAATAGATTAC
This genomic interval from Selenobaculum gibii contains the following:
- a CDS encoding site-specific integrase; this translates as MDQFVLKESEKGKTQLVIKNDNVIFNSSEITDYINRFEKLKELGKISVNTNFNDITWIACYKNGKIRNINFKVNKLKLNNVLKCLVIIKLEQGIRPYTLPPLINALQEVLILTKCFSKDKVEDLEDFFYTKPKNTVRRAYLIIDNFLSFYPISNLDDYEDILDKNVALSNSNVRKLPNYKSILTFDYIINKTILERQNNDLLKYYPLFLWWRITSIIPLRPSEFLEIEFECCWKDVKDRYWIKIPREKIKETTAKRRIERVDILETTSDIYGFIEEYKSLLKPEFRSPYLISWKAFNSFCVTPDNNLNNKLDQEIMCLSSISHLFNNFYKCKITDTDIVPLKPGDSRHLAFCNMILQGFNPIAIARIGGHVSLESQLHYYNHLETYAESYVYTMSRKLKIENHLNTRNASGKYDAIKRTGLLCTYSLDQIRGFLEIEKGYCTIKSKDCNEFFNCVTECWSCLYHILDVDRYPEVQKELHEKSDNLAKIIKEQIDLLKNISKNMFIDLAIEKGSVGTNSKIKSTAEQLQNLMAQKIVIDSKLLDYVKEENFVEKQRDNSAQKTRQTR